The proteins below come from a single Bacteroidota bacterium genomic window:
- a CDS encoding esterase family protein encodes MNVSTRFAVVISLAIGCSFTAVSQHRFASFNDFLKQHTEQTEPSVRDSLVSQFWRQATRQGIPFIDSNKRHVTFLYRSGADSVSVYGDFTSWHFKIRLKRLPGSDLFYTTLAFEEDARLDYLLAVNAKDILDPNNPSVSQSGYGDHSELVMPGFVRSSEYLPTSNIKKGTVTSFTHASTALGYSRTVFVYLPAGYDTARSRFATIYFQDGSDYINFAKAPTVLDNLIASGSIPPVIGVFVVPPAEPQRNRRTEYALNDAYVKFFTAELIPLIDKKYNTKQTAADRYVIGDSYGGLMSLYIGFVAPDSVGNVASQSGRVSFRNDTLWTMFKESTPKPLRIYLDVGKYERNVGENPAGSGEGDFYAANQRLKRILHQQGYVYHFREFNDGHSWGRWRNELPYILRWFLSATQ; translated from the coding sequence ATGAACGTTAGCACACGCTTTGCAGTCGTGATCTCCCTTGCCATCGGGTGCTCATTCACTGCCGTAAGTCAGCACAGATTTGCTTCATTCAACGATTTCCTCAAGCAACACACGGAACAAACCGAACCTTCCGTCCGTGACTCTCTCGTTTCACAATTCTGGCGGCAGGCCACGCGGCAGGGAATTCCCTTCATCGATTCGAACAAGCGGCACGTCACGTTTCTGTACCGGAGCGGCGCCGACTCCGTGAGCGTGTACGGCGATTTCACAAGCTGGCATTTCAAGATTCGCCTCAAGCGCCTTCCCGGCTCCGATCTGTTTTACACCACACTTGCGTTTGAGGAAGATGCCCGCCTCGACTACCTGCTCGCAGTCAATGCAAAGGACATTCTTGACCCGAATAATCCTTCAGTGTCGCAAAGCGGCTACGGTGATCATTCCGAACTGGTGATGCCGGGCTTTGTGCGTTCCTCCGAATATCTTCCGACATCGAACATCAAGAAAGGGACGGTTACATCGTTCACGCATGCAAGCACGGCGCTCGGTTACAGCCGCACCGTGTTCGTGTACCTTCCGGCAGGATATGACACGGCACGTTCACGATTTGCGACCATCTATTTTCAGGACGGATCAGACTACATCAATTTTGCAAAGGCGCCTACTGTTCTCGATAATCTGATTGCGTCCGGCTCCATCCCTCCTGTAATCGGCGTATTTGTCGTTCCCCCTGCCGAACCGCAACGCAATCGCAGAACGGAGTATGCTCTCAACGACGCGTACGTGAAGTTCTTCACAGCCGAGCTTATCCCATTGATCGACAAGAAGTACAACACGAAGCAAACGGCGGCGGATCGCTATGTGATAGGCGATTCGTACGGCGGGTTGATGTCGTTGTACATCGGCTTTGTCGCGCCGGACAGTGTCGGCAATGTTGCAAGCCAGTCCGGAAGAGTTTCGTTCAGAAACGATACACTCTGGACGATGTTCAAGGAATCCACTCCGAAACCTTTGCGCATTTACCTCGACGTCGGAAAATATGAACGGAATGTCGGCGAGAACCCGGCCGGTTCGGGTGAAGGTGATTTTTATGCGGCCAACCAACGCCTCAAGAGAATACTGCATCAGCAAGGATACGTGTATCACTTCAGAGAATTTAACGATGGTCACAGTTGGGGACGGTGGCGCAACGAACTTCCATACATCCTCCGCTGGTTCCTCTCAGCAACGCAGTAA
- the udk gene encoding uridine kinase, with protein MSSHPLVVGIAGGTSSGKTTVTRAIAAALGETNIALLQHDSYYKDLSQFGGKQSHEINFDHPDAYDTELLIQHIRDLKAGRSITQPVYSYTTYRRTHEQRIVEPKRIIIVEGILIFFEQELRDIIDVKVFVETDDDERVLRRIRRDVLERGRTIESVMEQYIATVKPMHLEFVEPSKRWADVIIPRGGENHVAIDLVVRMLRTLDVA; from the coding sequence ATGTCTTCACACCCGCTTGTTGTAGGAATCGCCGGGGGAACCAGTTCCGGCAAGACAACCGTTACGCGTGCAATTGCCGCTGCTCTGGGCGAAACGAACATCGCATTGCTTCAGCACGACTCGTACTACAAGGATTTGAGCCAGTTTGGCGGAAAGCAGTCACACGAAATCAACTTCGATCATCCCGATGCGTACGATACCGAGCTGTTGATTCAACATATTCGTGATCTGAAAGCGGGCAGAAGCATCACGCAGCCGGTATACAGTTACACGACCTATCGCCGCACACACGAGCAAAGGATTGTCGAGCCGAAGCGGATTATCATTGTGGAAGGGATTTTGATTTTCTTCGAGCAAGAGTTGCGGGACATTATCGACGTGAAAGTGTTTGTCGAAACCGATGACGATGAACGCGTGTTGCGCCGTATCCGGCGCGATGTTCTCGAGCGGGGCCGCACGATTGAATCGGTGATGGAGCAGTACATCGCCACCGTAAAGCCGATGCACCTCGAGTTTGTCGAGCCGTCCAAACGCTGGGCCGATGTCATTATCCCGCGTGGGGGAGAGAACCATGTTGCAATCGATCTTGTCGTGCGCATGCTGCGGACGTTGGATGTGGCGTAG
- the tnpA gene encoding IS200/IS605 family transposase, translating to MANTFTQIYIHIVFSVQGRHNVISKEHKEELHKYTTGIITHKGQKLLAIHAMPDHVHILVGLKPDKSISDLVRDIKANSSRFITEKKWVRGKFRWQEGFGAFSYSHSQLTAVINYIRNQEKHHAKRTFRQEYIEMLRKFNVEHDSKYLFEWIEGG from the coding sequence ATGGCAAACACCTTCACGCAAATCTACATTCACATTGTCTTCTCCGTCCAAGGCCGCCACAACGTGATTTCCAAAGAACACAAAGAGGAATTGCACAAATACACAACCGGTATTATCACTCACAAAGGCCAGAAGCTTCTTGCGATTCATGCAATGCCCGATCACGTCCATATTCTCGTCGGGTTGAAGCCTGACAAATCCATTTCCGATCTGGTCCGTGATATCAAGGCAAATTCCTCACGCTTTATTACGGAGAAGAAATGGGTGAGAGGCAAATTCCGGTGGCAGGAGGGGTTTGGCGCTTTTTCCTACTCTCATTCACAACTCACAGCCGTAATCAACTACATACGCAATCAAGAAAAGCATCATGCAAAAAGGACCTTTCGCCAAGAATACATTGAGATGCTGCGCAAGTTCAACGTTGAGCACGACAGCAAGTATTTGTTTGAATGGATAGAGGGTGGTTGA
- a CDS encoding insulinase family protein, giving the protein MLKTSHASHASTTASAYRKTVLPNGIRVVTETIPYVRSVSLGVWANVGSRDENEKQNGITHFLEHMVFKGTKNRSVRNIAQSLESLGGYLNAFTTKEQTCFYARVLDLHVGEGMDVLADLVQNATFKKEELEREKLVVIEELKNAEDDPEDIIHDHFDKALFPDHSLGSPIIGTEENLRRFKREDLFSHVKRHYHTSRIVVAAAGNIDHDQLVRLVDEHLKSLPTNGYAYKRIGGPTSVDHNTYAEFPRPIKQAHVCLGTVAYSITHRDRYPLMVMNALLGEGMSSRLYQNIREKYGFAYSVYSYTNLLSDTGLFGSYIATDQKNIKNSIELIHKELDRLKTKPVPKAELERTKSQIKGVLMLGLENMSGRMMRLGSSELYFESFTSLDTILKKVDAVTPDAIQRVAVDLFREEKFSTVIVRPA; this is encoded by the coding sequence ATGCTCAAGACTTCTCACGCATCACACGCGTCAACAACTGCTTCGGCGTACCGCAAAACGGTGTTGCCGAACGGCATCCGCGTTGTCACGGAGACGATTCCGTACGTTCGTTCGGTGTCGCTCGGTGTGTGGGCAAACGTCGGGTCGCGTGACGAGAACGAGAAGCAGAACGGCATCACGCACTTTCTTGAACACATGGTGTTCAAGGGAACGAAGAACCGGAGCGTGCGCAACATTGCGCAAAGCCTCGAGTCGTTGGGCGGCTACCTGAATGCTTTCACAACAAAAGAACAGACCTGCTTCTATGCCCGCGTGCTCGATCTCCACGTTGGCGAAGGGATGGATGTCCTTGCCGATCTTGTTCAGAATGCGACGTTCAAGAAAGAAGAACTTGAGCGCGAAAAACTCGTCGTTATCGAAGAACTGAAGAACGCCGAAGACGATCCTGAAGATATCATCCACGATCACTTTGATAAAGCGCTGTTTCCCGATCACTCGCTCGGCTCTCCCATAATCGGAACGGAAGAAAATCTGCGACGTTTCAAGCGTGAGGATTTGTTCTCGCACGTGAAGCGGCACTATCACACTTCACGCATTGTTGTTGCAGCCGCCGGAAACATCGACCATGATCAGCTTGTCCGGCTTGTCGATGAGCATTTGAAAAGCCTTCCGACGAACGGCTACGCATATAAGAGAATCGGTGGTCCCACGTCGGTCGATCATAACACCTACGCCGAATTTCCCCGCCCGATCAAACAGGCGCATGTCTGCCTCGGAACAGTCGCCTACAGCATCACGCATCGTGACCGTTATCCGCTGATGGTCATGAATGCATTGTTAGGAGAGGGGATGAGTTCGCGCCTGTATCAGAATATCCGCGAGAAGTACGGATTTGCATATAGCGTGTATTCGTACACAAATCTATTGAGCGATACAGGCTTGTTCGGGTCGTACATTGCAACGGATCAGAAGAATATCAAAAATTCCATCGAACTGATTCATAAAGAGCTCGACCGGCTGAAAACAAAGCCCGTTCCGAAAGCCGAACTCGAGCGGACAAAGTCGCAAATCAAAGGCGTGCTGATGTTAGGGTTGGAAAATATGTCGGGGCGAATGATGCGGCTCGGAAGCAGCGAGTTGTACTTTGAATCGTTCACGTCCCTCGACACAATTCTCAAGAAAGTCGATGCTGTGACGCCCGATGCAATTCAACGCGTTGCCGTCGATCTGTTTAGAGAAGAAAAATTCTCCACCGTCATCGTTCGTCCGGCGTAA
- a CDS encoding aminotransferase class I/II-fold pyridoxal phosphate-dependent enzyme yields the protein MITLDNLNPHLLKAEYAVRGPIVIRAQQLEERGKKIIYCNIGNPQALKQKPLSYIRQTLSLLEYPELLNKPDILKHYPKDLVERAKMILQKHPHGTGAYSQSAGIPFIRKAVAEFIARRDGIPADRDHVVLTDGASKGVQAAILALLKKPNDGFMVPIPQYPLYSATIALYGGTQIGYYLDEAANWQLNEAALEESIGKAKREGVHPVAIAVINPSNPTGSVLSYENIRMVVRFAQRHHLSIMADEVYQENVYDAESKFYSFAKVMHDMNDTATTLFSFHSVSKGFLGECGHRGGYLEFRNIPNDVLSEMVKQQSISLCANVSGQINTYLMVDPPKPGDESYDMYVSEKNAVLSSLKKKSEILYERINQIDGMSMDIPQGAMYAFVRFELPPEPGVDVNAMNTEERRLYEQSRDEAYCMKLLEETGICVVPGSGFGQEAGTFHFRTTFLPPQDEIEELVEKLKAFHEKYTRSMLVPLS from the coding sequence ATGATCACACTCGACAATCTCAATCCTCATCTCCTGAAAGCCGAATATGCAGTACGCGGGCCGATTGTTATCCGTGCCCAGCAGTTGGAGGAGCGGGGAAAGAAGATCATCTACTGCAACATCGGCAATCCGCAGGCACTGAAGCAGAAGCCGCTGTCGTATATCCGGCAAACGTTGAGTTTGCTCGAATACCCCGAATTGTTGAACAAGCCCGACATTCTCAAACACTACCCGAAAGATCTTGTCGAGCGGGCGAAAATGATCCTGCAGAAACACCCGCACGGAACGGGAGCCTACTCGCAGAGCGCGGGGATTCCGTTCATCAGGAAGGCGGTTGCCGAGTTTATTGCGCGGCGCGACGGAATCCCGGCAGACCGTGATCATGTAGTTCTCACGGATGGCGCGAGCAAAGGTGTGCAGGCGGCGATTCTCGCGCTGCTCAAGAAGCCGAACGACGGATTCATGGTTCCGATTCCGCAATACCCGTTGTACAGCGCGACGATTGCGTTGTATGGCGGGACGCAAATCGGTTACTATCTTGACGAGGCTGCCAACTGGCAGTTGAACGAAGCCGCGCTGGAAGAAAGCATCGGCAAGGCAAAGCGTGAAGGCGTTCATCCCGTGGCGATTGCCGTTATCAATCCGAGCAACCCGACGGGGAGCGTGCTGTCGTACGAGAATATTCGGATGGTCGTCCGGTTCGCTCAACGTCACCATTTGTCCATCATGGCGGATGAAGTGTATCAGGAGAATGTGTACGACGCCGAGAGCAAGTTCTACTCGTTCGCCAAAGTCATGCACGACATGAACGACACGGCGACGACTCTGTTCAGTTTTCATTCCGTCTCGAAAGGATTTTTGGGAGAGTGCGGACATCGCGGCGGCTACTTGGAGTTCCGCAATATCCCGAATGATGTTCTCTCGGAGATGGTGAAACAACAAAGCATCAGTCTTTGCGCAAACGTCAGCGGACAAATCAACACGTACCTCATGGTCGATCCGCCGAAGCCGGGCGATGAGAGCTACGACATGTATGTGAGTGAGAAGAATGCCGTTCTCTCATCCCTCAAAAAGAAATCGGAAATCCTCTACGAGCGCATCAATCAGATTGATGGCATGTCAATGGACATTCCGCAAGGGGCGATGTACGCGTTCGTGAGATTCGAACTTCCGCCGGAACCGGGAGTTGATGTCAACGCTATGAATACGGAAGAACGACGGCTGTACGAACAGAGCCGCGACGAAGCGTATTGCATGAAGTTGTTGGAAGAAACGGGGATTTGCGTTGTTCCCGGTTCGGGGTTCGGGCAGGAGGCGGGGACGTTTCATTTCAGGACGACATTCCTTCCGCCCCAGGATGAGATTGAAGAGTTGGTGGAGAAGTTGAAGGCGTTTCATGAGAAGTACACGCGCTCGATGCTCGTTCCACTTTCTTGA